CGCCGGCCGCGCACGGCGCGCGGTTTCGGCGACCGTGTCTTCCGCTTCCAGCTGACGGCCACCGGAGTCGTCGTCCTCGCCATCATGGCGGCGGTCGGACTGTTCCTGCTCCTGCGGGCCACTCAGGCCCTGCGGGCCACCGGCCTCTCCTTCCTCACCACCGCCGAATGGCAGCCCGATGTCCACCACTTCGGCATCGCGGCCGTGCTCACCGGCACCCTGCTGATCGCCGCCGTGGCGGTGACGCTCTCCGTGCCGCTGGCCGTCGGGACCGCGCTGTTCATCTCCGACGTGGCTCCGCGCCCGCTGCGCCGCACTCTCGTGACGATGGTCGACCTGATGGCGGCCGTCCCGTCGGTGGTGTACGGGCTGTGGGGGCTGTTCTTCCTGCAGCAGCACGTGATCGGGCTGTCGCGCTGGCTGTCCGACTGGTTCGGCTGGATCCCCCTCTTCACGGTGGACGGCACTCAGCCGGGTGAGCCGCTGGCCTCCGAGAGCGTCTACACCGCGTCCACCTTCGTCGCCGGGATCGTCGTCGCGCTGATGGTCGCGCCGATCCAGTGCTCGGTGATGCGCGAGGTGTTCGCGCAGGCTCCGGCAGGCGAGCGCGAGGGTGCGTACGCGCTGGGCGCCACTCGCTGGGGGATGATCCGCGCGGTCGTCCTGCCGTACGGCAAGGGCGGGATCATCGGCGGCACGATGCTGGGGCTCGGGCGGGCGCTCGGCGAGACGATCGCCGTCTACCTGATCATCTCGCCGGTCTTCACCATCCAGCCGCACATCCTGCAGACCGGCTCGAACTCGGTCTCCTCGCTGATCGCCCTGCACTACGGCGACGCCTCCACCTTCGGCATGTCGGCGCTGATGGCGGCGGGCCTGGCGCTGTTCCTGCTCACGCTGGCGGTCAACTTCACCGCCTCCTCCATCGTGGCCCGCTCCCGGTCCGGCGCGCAGAGCGAGGCATGAGATGACCGTCGTAGAAGAGACCGTCGAACAGACCGCACCGGTCCCGGCTCCGGTCGTCACCGAGTCCGCCGGCCTTCCCGACCGCCCCCGGCGCATCGGCGGCCCGACCCGCTCGGGCGTGCTGTCGCTGATCGGCGCGGCCGTCTCGGGGTTCTGCCTCACGGTGCTGCTGTTCGGGGAACTCGCGTCCTTCTCGGGGGCGTTGGGCTTCACGGTCACCGCGTACCTCGCCTTCCTCGCCGTCTACGCGGTGCTCACCGGCCTGGAGGAGGACGGGCAGGCCGTACGCGACCGGGTGATGACCGTGGTGCTGTGGACGGCGGCCACGCTGCTGTTCTCCGGGCTCGTCCTCGTCATCGGCTTCACCGCCTGGCGCGGTCATGAGGCGCTGCCGTACGGCAACTTCTTCACCCAGGACATGCAGGAGGCGGGCCCGCTCGACCCGATCACCCGCGGCGGCATCGCCCACGCGATGCTCGGCACCCTCATCATGATCGCCATCGCCCTGTCGATCACGGTCCCGCTCGGCCTGGCCTGTGCGGTCTACCTCAACCAGATCCCGGGCCGCTTCTCCCGGTTCGTGCGGACCATCGTCGAGGCGATGACCGCGCTGCCGTCGATCGTGGCCGGTCTGATGGTGTACGCCACCTGGATCCTCATCCTCGGCATGCCGAAGTCGGGCCTCGCGGCCGCCTTCGCGATCAGCGTGATGATGCTGCCGATCGTGATCCGTGCCGCGGACGTGGTGCTGCGGCTGGTGCCGGGCACGCTGACCGAGGCAGCCGAGGCGCTCGGGGCTCCGCGCTGGCGGACGGTGTGGCACGTCGTCCTGCCGACCGCGCGCTCCGGCCTCGCCACCGCCGTCATCCTCGGTACGGCGCGCGGCATCGGCGAGACCTCGCCGGTGCTGCTCACCGCCGGCTTCACCGCGGCGCTCAACACCGACCCGACGAGCGGGCCGATGATCTCGCTGCCGCTCGCCGTCTTCAACTTCGTCAAGTCGCCCCAGCCCGCGATGATCGCCCGCGGTTTCGGCGCGGCGGCCGTCCTGATGGCCCTGGTCCTGGTGCTCTTCGCCATCGCCCGGGTGATCGGCGGCCGCGGCCCCGGGCATCAAAATCGCCGTCAGGCGCGCCGTACCGCCCGTGCCTCGCGCCGCGACGTCGACCGCTTCGCCCAACTGCACGCCCCCGGCCTCATGTTGTTCGACGCCACCTCACCCCACGCCCCGTCCGCCAAGCCTTCCGGGTCCAGCATCGAAGAGGACCCCGGACCCAAGCCCGGAGAGACCGACTGATGCGCCGTCACCCGCCTCTTCCTCCGCGCCGCCTGCGCGCGCCGGCGATCCTCGGCGCACTGCTCGCCATGATCGCCGGGCTGCTGGCCGGTCCCCTGTCCGCATCGGCCGCCGCCGATTCCTACACCCGGATCTCAGGTGCCGGCTCCACCTGGGCGGAGAACGCCGTCACGGCGTGGGCCCGCGCCGTCAACCAGTACGGCATGCGGATCGACTACGCCGGCAACGGCTCCTCGGACGGCCGCCGCCAGTTCCTCAGCGGCACCGTCGACTTCGCGGTCTCGGACATCCCGTTCCAGACCCACCCGACGGACGGCTCCGCCGCCGAACGCCCGGCCCCGGGATCGTACGCGTACATGCCGATCGTGGCCGGTGGCACCGCGTTCATGTACCACCTGACCGCGGGCGGCAGGAAGATCACCAACCTGCGGCTCTCCGGCGACGTGGTCACCAAGATCTTCACCGGCGTCATCAAGACCTGGGACGACCCGGCGATCAAGGCCGACAACCCCGGCCTGCAACTGCCACACCGCGCCGTCGTCCCCGTGGTCCGCTCGGACGGATCGGGCGCCACCGCCCAGTTCACGATGTGGATGGTCAACCAGCACAAGGGCCTGTGGGAGGACTACTGCCGTCGCGTCGGCCGCTCCGGCGCCTGCGGGCAGACCTCGAACTACCCGACCAGCCCCGGCATGATCGCCCAGGCCGGCGACCTCGGTGTGGCGTCGTACGTGAGCCAGAACTACGGCGAGGGCGCGATCGGCTACGTCAACTACTCGTACGCGCTCAATGAGGGGTATCCGGTCGCCAAGGTCCTCAACCACGCGGGCTACTACACCGAGCCGACCCCGAAGAACGTGGCGGTGTCGCTGCTCAAGGCGAGGATCAACACGAACAAGAGCTCCCCGGACTACCTCACCCAGCAGCTCGAAGGTGTCTACAACGACACCGACAAGCGCAACTACCCGCTGTCCAGCTACTCGTACATGATCCTGCCGCTGAAGGTGCAGGGCATCTTCAACCAGACCAAGGGCAAGACCCTCGGCGCGTTCTCGTACTACTTCATGTGCCAGGGACAGCAGAAGGCACCCGATCTCGGATACTCACCGCTGCCGATCAACCTGGTCCAGGCGGGCTTCGACCAGATCCGCCGGATCCCCGGAGTGCAGGCCAAGAACATCAATATCAAGGGCTGCAACAACCCGACCTTCACCCCGAGTGGCCGCAACAAGCTCGCCGAGACCGCACCCTACCCGGCGGCCTGCGACAAGAAGGGCGCCCCGCCCTGCACCACGGGCAGCGGCGGCGCCAAGGGGAACAACGCGTCCGGAGGCTCGGGCGGCACCTCGGGCGGCTCGAACGGCGGCGGCTCGGGCAAGGGCGCCGGCACATCGGGCGGCGGAACCACCGGCGGTGGCGCGGGGGGCTCCGGCTCGGGCGGCGGCAGCGCCCAGCCGTCCGTCGACCCCGACACCGGGCAGACCATCGCCCCCGACGGCTCGGGCAGCGGCGGTACGGCCGTCGGCGGCACCATCGCCCTCGCCCAGCCGGTCGCGGTGGCCGGGCGGAACGGCTGGACCAGCACCCAGACCCTGATGCTGCTCGCCGCGTTCCTCCTGCTCGGACTCGTCCTGCTGCCCTCCGTCGTCTCCCGTGCGATCGCCTCGCGCACCGGCACCCGTGACGACCGCTCCACGGACGGGGGCACGCGATGAGACGGCTGCGCAACGCCCTGGTGCGCCTGGTCGCCGGGGGAGTCGTCGGCGCCCTCGCTGGGTTCGCCGTGGCGCAGGCGGCCCCGTCCGCCAGCGCCGCGGACTCCACCGGCTCCGCCGTCACCGTCTTCGGACGCGGCGAGTTCAAGGACATGAGGTTCACGGTCGATCAGACCACCCACCTCACCAGCCAGGCGATCACCGTCTCCTGGAAGGGCGGCACCCCGACCACGTTCGCGGGCACGCGGTTCAACACCGACTTCGTGCAGATCATGCAGTGCTGGGGAGACGACGACGGCACCGTGCCGTCCAATCCCGGCCCGCCGCGCACCCAGTGCCAGTTCGGCGCTTCCCCGGTCACCGGGCGGGACAGCTGGCCGGGCAACGACCGCGACGACACACGCAAGGTCACCTACAACGCCGAGCCCACCAACTACGGCGACGACAACCGGTACGGGGCGGGCGCCCCCTTCGGGCAGGGCGAGGTGCCCTTCAAGTCCGTCGACGGCACGATGATCACCAGCAACACCCAGAACAACCAGTTCTTCAACCGCAACTCCACCAACGAGGTCGACTTCGCCCGCACCGGCGCCGACGGCACCGGACGCGAGTACTTCGAGGTGCAGACCGCCAACGAGGCCCCGCACCTGGGCTGTGGCACCCCGGTCACCCACAACGGCGTCACCGAGCCCCGTCCGTGCTGGCTCGTGATCGTCCCGCAGGGCCACCTGGACCTCGACGGCAAGCCGTACGCGGACCACAGCCAGGTGAACGCGGGCTCCCCGGTCTCCTCGACCAACTGGCAGAACCGCATCGCGATCCCGCTCCGTTTCAACGCGGCCGGCGCCGGCTGCGCCCTCGGCGCCGACGAGCGCCCCACCCTGGGCACCGAACTCGCGGCCGACGCCATGACCAGCTGGCAGGCGGCCCTGTGCCGGACCGGCCGGGTGTACGGCTACACCCAGCTCAGCGAGCGCGACGCCCGCCGGCAGATCGGCTCCGACGGAACCGCGGGACTCGGCTTCACCACGCGGGCCCTCGGCTCGGACGAAGGAACCGTCGCGCCATCCGGCACCACGACCTACGCACCCGTCGCGCTCTCCGGAGCCGTCATCGGCTTCACCATCGAACGCAGACCCAGGGCCGGGGCGCCGGACAGCGTACGCAAGCTCGCCGGCACGAAGGTCGCCTCCATCGACCTCACGCCCCGCCTGGTCGCCAAACTGCTCACCGAGTCCTACCGCAACTCCCCCTGGGGAGCGGTGCTCAGCGACAAGGTCGCAGCGGGGTACGGCTGGGCGAAGAACAACCCCGCGGGCCTGGTGAGCGACCCCGAGTTCATCGCGCTCAACCCGGAGTTCGCCGAGCTGTCGGTCGCCGAGACCCCGGCCACCGACACCGACCTGCTCACCGCGGCGGGCCACTCGGACTCGGCCCGCGCACTGTGGCAGTGGGTGCTGTCCGACAAGGACGCCCGCCAGTTCCTCGCCGGTGTCCCCGACGACGGAGGCATGCGCGTCAACCCGTACTACAGCACCAACGCGGACCTGGTGCCGAAGGGGCCGCCCTTCGACCCCGCCCACACCGACAGCTACCCGAAGAACGATCCCTGGTGCACGGTGCCCCCGGGCACGGACGCCCCCAAGGAAGACCGGCAGTGCATGACCGACTTCCACCCGCCCGTGGCGGACATGCACGAGGGCGCCCTGCGCACCCGGCGCACCGACACGCTGTGGAAGTCGACCTGGGACGCCCTCGCCAACCCGCCCACGTACAAGAGCCCGGGACCGCAGACCGTCGGCTCACGGTTCATGATCACGATCACCGACGCGGCCTCCGCCTCCCGCTACGGGTTGCAGACCGCCAGGCTGCGCAACGCCGCGGGCGGGTTCGTCGCCCCCACGAACGCGTCGCTGACCGCGGCCGCCGCGAGCGCCTCGGGCTCCGGGGTCGCCGAGATCAGCCCGGCCCGGGCCACCGCCAAGGGCGCCTACCCGCTGTCCCAGCTGGTCTACGCGGCCGTACGCCCCGGCGAGCTGAAGGCCGCCGCCCGCCAGGACTACGCGGCCCTGCTGCGGTACGTGGCGGGCGCCGGGCAGGTCAGCGGCGCCGACCCGGGCCGCCTGCCCGCCGGTTACGCCCCGCTCTCCCAGCAGCTGCGCACCCGGACGGAGCACGCCGCCGACGCCCTCGCCCACTACACCGGTCCCTCGCACGACGGCGGCTCGGCCGGCGGAACCTCCGGCGGGGCCGGCGATTCCGGCGGCTCCGGTGGCTCCGGCGGCACATCGGGCGGCGGCGGCGTCGCCGGCGGCGGTACCGGGGACACCGCCACGGGTTCGGGCGGCGCCGCCGCAAGCGCCACGCCCAGCGACGCTCCCTCGTACGGCGGCGGCAAGGCCGTGCAGACGACGGCCCTCGGCACCACCCCCGCCGACCCCGCGAACGCGCTGCGCTACGCCGTCCCGGTGGGTGCCGCGCTCGGCGCCGCCGCCGCGGTCGGCGCGCCCTTCGCGGGTGGCAGCCGGCTACGCCTCCCGCTGCGGCTGCCGCTCCCCGGCGGCCGCACCGTGACCGTCGTACCGGCGTTCACCCTGCCCGAACGGCTGCGGAGGCTGCTGCCACCGGGCCGGGGCTGACCCCGGAGCGCCGACCCCGGCGCTCCCCACAGACGGCCGCCCGCCCCGAAAGGCAGTCGGGGCGGACGGCCCGTACCACCCTGCCAGATCTCTCTTCTCCCACGCTCAACCGTCAGGAGACTCTCGATGCGCAGAACGCGCTCTTCGGCGGCGCTCGTCGCCGCCGCCGTGGTGGCCGGCGGCCTGGCTCTGGCGAGCCCGGCGTCCGCCGACCCCACCCCCGCCGGGACCTTCCGGCAGCTCGTCGGCGTGGGTTCCGACACCACGCAGGACGTGCTCAACGCCCTGGCCGGCGACACCGTGGCGGGCAAGGACTACGCCGCGACCGCCGTGAAGTCGGCGAGCGGTGCGGGCCTCGCCTCGTACGACGCGATCGAGCCCGGCACCGGCTCCACCACCTCCACCATCCAGACCCGCTCCGGCGGCCCGTCCTTCCTGCGCCCGAACGGCTCGGGCAAGGGCCGTCTCGCCCTCAGCGAGTCGCTGACCGGTGACAAGTACCCGGACAGCTCCGGCGTCTCCGTCAAGGGCCAGGTCGACTTCGCCCGCTCCTCCGGCGGCCCCAGCACCGCGGGCACCGCGCTCACCTACATCCCGTTCGCCCGGGACGCGGTCGGCGTCGCGGTCAAGGGCTCGGCCCTGGACAAGCTGACGGTGGACCAGCTCCACGACATCTACTCCGGCACGCTCACCCAGGTGGAGGGCGTGACCGTCCACCCGAAGATCCCGCAGAGCGGCTCGGGCACCCGGAAGTTCTTCCTCTCCGCGATCGGCCTCACCGACGCGACGCTCTCCCCGAACATCCCGACCGTCCAGGAGAACCAGGCCGACGAGGTCGTCACCGAGGACGGCGCCCTCGCCCCCTTCTCCGTGGGCAGCTGGATCGCCCAGAACAACGGCGTCGCCCCCGACCACAGCAAGGACGCCGCCGCCGCGGGCGCCCACCTGGCCGCCGTGCAGCTGCCCGGCGACACCGGTGAGACCAGTCCGGTCACGAAGTCCAACGGCAAGTTCATCCCGGTCAACAGCTACTACGAGAACGCCACCTTCGGCCGCGACGTCTACAACGTCGTGCCCAGCCGGGCGATCGACCCGGCCGGCATGTTCTTCGACAAGGACCTCTACGACGTCTTCGTCACCAGCGGCAGCCACACCGCCGCGCTGGCGACCGACGCCGCCGAGACGGTCATCGCCGACTTCGGCTTCCTGAACGAGCCGTACAACGGCTCGATCAACCCGAACAAGCACGCGAAGTTCGGCGGTCTGGAGGAGTCGGGCGTCGACGCATCCACGCCGGCCGCGCCCGGGCTGAAGGCCACCCCCGGCGACGCGGGCGTCAAGCTGAGCTGGACCGCCCCGGCCGCCACCGGCCTCCCGGTCACCGACTACCGCGTCACGCTGACCGGTCTGGACGGCGCCGTCGTGGCCGTCAAGGACCTTTCGGCCACCACCACGTCGTACACCTTCGGCGGTCTGGCCCTCGGCACGTACACCGCCACGGTGGCCGCCGCCAACCTCAACGGCACCGGCACCGCCGCCTCCTGGACCGGCGCCGTCAAGTACGCGAGCACCACCAAGGCGACCACCGCCACGACCGCGTACGGCAGGACGCCGAAGGTCGCCGTCACCGTCACCGACGCGCACGGGGTCGTCCCGAGCGGCAAGGTCACGGTGAAGGAGGGCTCCACCACCCTCGGCACCGGCACCCTCGACGCCTCCGGCAAGGTCACCATCGGCCTGTCGAACCACCTCAAGGTCGCCACGCACTCGCTGGCCGTCTCCTACGGCGGCAGCGGCAAGCTGAACGCGTCCTCGACGACCGTCTCCCTGAAGATCACCAAGGCGACGCCGTCGATCGCCACCACCGCGCCCAGCACGGTCAGCCACACCAGCCGCGCCAAGGTCACGGCGAAGGTGACCGCCACCGGCACCACCCCGACCGGCACCGTGAAGATCTACGAGGGCTCCCGTGTGATCGCCACCGGCACGCTGAACGGCGGCAAGGTGACGATCACCCTGCCCAAGCTGAGCCGCGGCCGGCACACCCTGCACGCGTACTACGCCGGCTCTTCGACGGTGTCCGCGAAGAGCGGCGCCAACTTCACCATCAGGTCCACCTGACCCCGGCTGCCGGGGAGACCACCACGACGGTGGTCTCCCCGGCCGTACCTCGAACCCATGACCAGCGAAGGAGGCGGGACGCCGTGACCGTCGCCGTACCGACCACGCTCGCACCGGCCGCGCTCCGGGCAGGCGTCCGCAGCGTCACCGCCGTCCGCCACCTCGCCCGCGGCGGCCTGCTCAGCATCGCCGCCCTGCTGCTCGGCATCACCGCCCAGCTGCTCGTGGTCAGCGGCATCCAGGAGCACTCCGCCCAGCACGCCGCGTTCGACGAGCTGCGCAACCAACTCGCCCTGGGCACGGCCCCGGTGGCCCAGACCGACCAGGAGGGCCGGCTGCTGGCACCCGGCACCCCGGTCGCGCTGATCGACATCCCCGCCCTGGACATGACCCAGGTCGTCCTCGAAGGCACCGACTCCACCGTCATGACCGACGGCCCCGGCCACCGCAGGGACACCCCGATGCCCGGACAGGCGGGCACGAGCGTGCTGATGGGCCGGGCAGCCGCGTACGGCGGGCCGTTCGGGCGGCTGACCGGGCTCCGCGAGGGCACCAGGTTCACGGTGATCACCGGCCAGGGCAAGGCGACGTACCAGGTCCTCGATGTCCGCCGGGCCGGCGACCCGGCGCCCGCCCCCGTGGCCGCGGGCAAGGGCCGCCTGGTGCTGGTCACGGCGACCGGCCCCGGCTACATGCCCGCCGGCGTCCTGCGCGTCGACGCCGACCTGGTCTCCACGCCCTTCCAGACCCCGGCGGCCGTCATCCGCTCCGGCACGCTGCCGCAGTCCGAAGAGCCTCTGGCCCGCCCCTCCGGTGTCCCGTGGCCCCTGGTGATGTGGCTCCAGGCGCTGCTCCTCGCGGCCGTCGCCGCGGTGTGGGCGTGGCACCGCTGGGGCCGCCACCAGACGTGGATCGTCTTCGCCCCCCTCGTCGCGGTCCTGGGCCTCCAGGTCGCCACACGCACCACCGAACTGCTGCCCAACCTGCTGTGACCGACGCACCGGCCCCGCCACGAACCGAGGTACCCGACGTGACCGACGCCCTGACCGACACCGCCGTCCTGCCACCCGTACCCGCGACCGCGGCCCCGGCTCCCGCCACCCTCGAAGCCCGTGCGGTCTCCGCCTGGTTCGGCAACCACCAGGTACTCAGCCGGGTGTCGCTGACGATGCCCGCCGGCCAGGTCACGGCCCTGATCGGCCCCTCCGGCTGCGGCAAGTCGACGTTCCTGCGCACACTCAACCGCATGCACGAGATGATCCCGGCGGCGCAGTTCGGGGGCGAGGTGCTCTTCGAGGGCGAGGACATCTACGACCCGTCGTGGCGACTGACGGACGCCCGGCGCCGTATCGGCATGGTCTTCCAGAAGCCCAACCCGTTCCCCGCGATGTCGATCTACGACAACGTGGTGGCGGGCCTGCGCCTGACGGGAACACGCGCGAGCCGCCGCACGAAGGACGAACTGGTCGAGGAGTCCCTCACCCGCGCGGGCCTGTGGAAGGAGGTCAGGGACCGCCTCCGCCAGCCCGGCGGCGTCCTCTCCGGCGGCCAGCAGCAGCGCCTGTGCATCGCGCGCGCGTTGGCCGTACGCCCCCGGGTCCTGCTCATGGACGAACCGTGCTCGGCGCTCGACCCCACCTCCACCCGCCGCGTCGAGGAGACGATCCAGGAACTCGCCGGCCAGGTGACGGTGGTGATCGTCACCCACAACATGCAGCAGGCGGCCCGAGTCTCCCACCAGTGCGCCTTCTTCCTGGCCGAACAGGGAACCCCCGGCGGCATCGTGGAACACGGCCCCACGGAGAACATCTTCGGCACCCCGAAGGACCAGCGGACGGCGGACTATGTGGCGGGGCGGTTCGGCTGACGGGCCGCCTTCGCCAGCTGGGCCGTGTGCCTCAGTTGGTCAGGAAGGACAGCAGGTCAGCGAAGTGCGGGAGCGTGCCGGGGGCGAGACGTGTGGTTTCGCCTCGGAAGGAGCGCACCTCCACCCAGCTCTGCGGCGAGG
The Streptomyces sp. CGMCC 4.7035 DNA segment above includes these coding regions:
- the pstB gene encoding phosphate ABC transporter ATP-binding protein PstB, whose product is MPPVPATAAPAPATLEARAVSAWFGNHQVLSRVSLTMPAGQVTALIGPSGCGKSTFLRTLNRMHEMIPAAQFGGEVLFEGEDIYDPSWRLTDARRRIGMVFQKPNPFPAMSIYDNVVAGLRLTGTRASRRTKDELVEESLTRAGLWKEVRDRLRQPGGVLSGGQQQRLCIARALAVRPRVLLMDEPCSALDPTSTRRVEETIQELAGQVTVVIVTHNMQQAARVSHQCAFFLAEQGTPGGIVEHGPTENIFGTPKDQRTADYVAGRFG
- a CDS encoding sortase translates to MTVAVPTTLAPAALRAGVRSVTAVRHLARGGLLSIAALLLGITAQLLVVSGIQEHSAQHAAFDELRNQLALGTAPVAQTDQEGRLLAPGTPVALIDIPALDMTQVVLEGTDSTVMTDGPGHRRDTPMPGQAGTSVLMGRAAAYGGPFGRLTGLREGTRFTVITGQGKATYQVLDVRRAGDPAPAPVAAGKGRLVLVTATGPGYMPAGVLRVDADLVSTPFQTPAAVIRSGTLPQSEEPLARPSGVPWPLVMWLQALLLAAVAAVWAWHRWGRHQTWIVFAPLVAVLGLQVATRTTELLPNLL
- the pstC gene encoding phosphate ABC transporter permease subunit PstC, giving the protein MTEPGEPASDRPEFGTSESARPAPRRPRTARGFGDRVFRFQLTATGVVVLAIMAAVGLFLLLRATQALRATGLSFLTTAEWQPDVHHFGIAAVLTGTLLIAAVAVTLSVPLAVGTALFISDVAPRPLRRTLVTMVDLMAAVPSVVYGLWGLFFLQQHVIGLSRWLSDWFGWIPLFTVDGTQPGEPLASESVYTASTFVAGIVVALMVAPIQCSVMREVFAQAPAGEREGAYALGATRWGMIRAVVLPYGKGGIIGGTMLGLGRALGETIAVYLIISPVFTIQPHILQTGSNSVSSLIALHYGDASTFGMSALMAAGLALFLLTLAVNFTASSIVARSRSGAQSEA
- a CDS encoding phosphate ABC transporter substrate-binding protein PstS — its product is MRRHPPLPPRRLRAPAILGALLAMIAGLLAGPLSASAAADSYTRISGAGSTWAENAVTAWARAVNQYGMRIDYAGNGSSDGRRQFLSGTVDFAVSDIPFQTHPTDGSAAERPAPGSYAYMPIVAGGTAFMYHLTAGGRKITNLRLSGDVVTKIFTGVIKTWDDPAIKADNPGLQLPHRAVVPVVRSDGSGATAQFTMWMVNQHKGLWEDYCRRVGRSGACGQTSNYPTSPGMIAQAGDLGVASYVSQNYGEGAIGYVNYSYALNEGYPVAKVLNHAGYYTEPTPKNVAVSLLKARINTNKSSPDYLTQQLEGVYNDTDKRNYPLSSYSYMILPLKVQGIFNQTKGKTLGAFSYYFMCQGQQKAPDLGYSPLPINLVQAGFDQIRRIPGVQAKNINIKGCNNPTFTPSGRNKLAETAPYPAACDKKGAPPCTTGSGGAKGNNASGGSGGTSGGSNGGGSGKGAGTSGGGTTGGGAGGSGSGGGSAQPSVDPDTGQTIAPDGSGSGGTAVGGTIALAQPVAVAGRNGWTSTQTLMLLAAFLLLGLVLLPSVVSRAIASRTGTRDDRSTDGGTR
- the pstA gene encoding phosphate ABC transporter permease PstA → MTVVEETVEQTAPVPAPVVTESAGLPDRPRRIGGPTRSGVLSLIGAAVSGFCLTVLLFGELASFSGALGFTVTAYLAFLAVYAVLTGLEEDGQAVRDRVMTVVLWTAATLLFSGLVLVIGFTAWRGHEALPYGNFFTQDMQEAGPLDPITRGGIAHAMLGTLIMIAIALSITVPLGLACAVYLNQIPGRFSRFVRTIVEAMTALPSIVAGLMVYATWILILGMPKSGLAAAFAISVMMLPIVIRAADVVLRLVPGTLTEAAEALGAPRWRTVWHVVLPTARSGLATAVILGTARGIGETSPVLLTAGFTAALNTDPTSGPMISLPLAVFNFVKSPQPAMIARGFGAAAVLMALVLVLFAIARVIGGRGPGHQNRRQARRTARASRRDVDRFAQLHAPGLMLFDATSPHAPSAKPSGSSIEEDPGPKPGETD
- a CDS encoding Ig-like domain repeat protein is translated as MRRTRSSAALVAAAVVAGGLALASPASADPTPAGTFRQLVGVGSDTTQDVLNALAGDTVAGKDYAATAVKSASGAGLASYDAIEPGTGSTTSTIQTRSGGPSFLRPNGSGKGRLALSESLTGDKYPDSSGVSVKGQVDFARSSGGPSTAGTALTYIPFARDAVGVAVKGSALDKLTVDQLHDIYSGTLTQVEGVTVHPKIPQSGSGTRKFFLSAIGLTDATLSPNIPTVQENQADEVVTEDGALAPFSVGSWIAQNNGVAPDHSKDAAAAGAHLAAVQLPGDTGETSPVTKSNGKFIPVNSYYENATFGRDVYNVVPSRAIDPAGMFFDKDLYDVFVTSGSHTAALATDAAETVIADFGFLNEPYNGSINPNKHAKFGGLEESGVDASTPAAPGLKATPGDAGVKLSWTAPAATGLPVTDYRVTLTGLDGAVVAVKDLSATTTSYTFGGLALGTYTATVAAANLNGTGTAASWTGAVKYASTTKATTATTAYGRTPKVAVTVTDAHGVVPSGKVTVKEGSTTLGTGTLDASGKVTIGLSNHLKVATHSLAVSYGGSGKLNASSTTVSLKITKATPSIATTAPSTVSHTSRAKVTAKVTATGTTPTGTVKIYEGSRVIATGTLNGGKVTITLPKLSRGRHTLHAYYAGSSTVSAKSGANFTIRST